The genome window ATATCTCCGATTACGATATGCATCCGGCGATCATCGTCGATGACATCAATCGTTCTGGCAGGGCGATCAATGAGACGATAGCGATCGTGAGAGAGCTCGGTGTCGAGGTGATCGGCATTGGCACCATAGCCAAGTTTGACGACGCGCCGACGAGTTTTGATGGTATTGAAGCAAAATCTCTACTCAGCTTTGACGTTAACTTTTACGAGACAGAAGAGGCTTGGCGTGGTTCCCGAAGTGCTTCCGATGCTGAGGTAGAACACGTCCGCTTCTGACAGTAAGCTTAAGATAGCGGCATATTTCGTGTTCTGCACTAGATCGCGTGTCTATTAGCCAGAGCTCGATCCATAGTTACTTCGTCTACATATTCAAGGTCCGCTCCCACGGGCATTCCCATTGCAATTCTGGTCACGAGCGGTCCGAGTGGTTTTAGCAAACGGGCGATGTAGTTCGCGGTCGCCTCGCCCTCAGTCGTCGGGTTTGTGGCGACGATGATCTCGCGGACATCGACACCGGCATTATTCTCGGAACTGAGCCGTTGAATAAGATTCTGCAGCATCAATTCGTCCGGACCGATGCCGCGCATGGGTGAAAGCGAGCCGTGCAGAACGTGATAGAGACCCTTGTAGGAGCGTGTTTTTTCGACGGCGACCAGGTTATATGGCTCTTCAACAATGCAGATGATCGAACGGTCACGTTTGGGGTTTGAGCAGTAGTGGCAAGGATCGACGTCGGTCAGATTATTGCAGGTCGAACAAAAGACGATCTTTTGCTTTACTTCACGAAGCGCGTCCGCGAACTCTTCGACCTCGGCCAGCGGCCGCCTGAGTACGTAAAAAGCGAGACGTTGGGCCGACTTGCCCCCAATTCCGGGCAAACGCTTGAATTCGTCGATGAGCTTCGCTACAGGTTCGGAATAGTCCAGCATTACATCATTCCCGGCGGAAGCATGCCGCCGAGCTTGCCTTTAAGCGATTCCTCGACCTTGCGGCGAGCTTCGTTGAGGGCGGCAACGATCAGGTCCCGGAGCATCTCGACATCGCCGTCCTTCATAAGGTCCGGTGAGATCTCGAGGCTGACGACCTCAAAATCGCCGCGCATAACGACCTTTACAGCCCCGCCGCCGGCAGCCGCTTCTACCGTCATCTGTTTCATCTCGCGGCCCAGATGCTCCTGCATCTCCTGGGCCTGTCGCATCATGGCTTCAAGATCCAATCCACCGGGTAACTTCATATCGCAATTATACCTCACGTAACTATGACTTTGCCGCGGATGGGAATATCTTTCGGCTGTTGGTCACGTCAAACTCAATTGCCACAATCTTTGGTCAGTGATGCGGCTATTGGTTGAATCCAATGACGAAACTCCAAGGGAGCCTGATTCATGATAAAATAGCCGGGAAGTTTGGTAACCGGCAGCGATTTTCCCGCACATTCGTGTGAGTGCGTCGCCGCTCGCTTCAAATAGCGAGGCGCGGCCGCTCTTGCCGGTTACCAACTCGCGTCTTATATGGCGAGTATGCCGGTTACAAACGCCCTGACGATCGATTTTGAAGATTGGTATCAGGGCATCGAGATACCGTACGAGCGGTGGGGCGAGTTTGAGGACCGCATCGAGATGGTCGGCGACAAGCTGCTCCGAATTCTCGACGAAGCGGGCGTCAAGGCCACCTTTTTCATGCTCGGCTACGTTGCCGAGAAGCACCCTGAGATCGTCAAACGCATCGAGGCCGAGGGCCATGAGATCGGCACGCACGGATTCTCGCACACGCTGATCTATAAACAGGCTCCGGAGCTTTTCCAGCAGGAATTGACGCGGGCGATCGGTTTTCTCGAGGACCTGACGGGCCGGAAAGTGCTTGGTCACCGGGCGCCGTTTTTTTCTATAACTAAGGAATCGCTCTGGGCACTCGATATCCTCGGTGAGCTTGGGATCAAGTATGATTCGAGCATCTTTCCTGTGCTGAATTACCGCTACGGCATACCCGATGCGCCGCGATTTCCATACACGATCAAGCGAGAGAAGCACGAGTTTGTCGAGTTCCCGATATCGACGCTGAAGCTGCCGGGCTTTACGATACCGATCTCGGGCGGGGCGTATTTCCGCATTTATCCGTATCAGGTGACCAAACAGGCGATAAAGGCCGTCAATCGCCAGGGCCAGCCGGTGACGTTCTATCTGCACCCGTGGGAACTCGACCCCGACCATCCGCGGATCGATGTGCCGCGGCGGATCGCGCTGACGCATTATTTCAATCTTGGTGCGACGGAACGACGGCTCAAGAAATTGCTGAGAGACTTTAATCTAGCACCGATGAAGGATGTGCTGGCGATCGAGTCAGTACTACCTACGGTAGCGGGTGGTTGAACCTAGATGACACAAACCGTAGAAGAAAAAGTCCGCGACCATTTTCACGACGATGCAGGACGCTTTGATGCGATCTACGAGACGGACAAAAGCCCGCTAGGCCGCCTCGTCGACAACTGGTGGCGCGGCGTCGTGCAGAAACGCCTGGAACTGAACGTCGAGAAACTTCGGCCTCTTGCGGGCAAAAAGATCCTCGACGTCGGCTGCGGCTCGGGCCGTTTTTGCATTGCGTTTGCGAAGGAAGGTGCGAACGTTGTGGGAATCGACTTTGCTAGGGGCATGATCGAGATTGCCGACAAGCTGGCCGATGAGGCGGGCGTGGGCGACAAATGCGAGTTCCTCGTCGGAGCGTTTCCTGACGACATCGACCGCTCTGATGCACCGTTTGATGCATGCACGGGCAACGGCTTTTTTGATTACATCGAGCATCCCGTGCCGATCATCGCGGCGATGCGCGAGATGACGAAGGGCAAACTGATCATGAGTTTTCCAAAGGCCGTTGAATGGCGGGTTCCTGTTCGACGCTTCCGTTTTTGGCTAAAAGGCACCCCGCTGTTTCTCTATCGCGAACAGCAGGTCTGCGAAATACTGGCCAAAGCTCAAGTGACCGATTACGAAATGATCCATCTCGACCGCGATTATTTGGTTGTTGCCGATGTCTGATCCTGTCCGCGTTCTTCACATCATCACGCGAATGATCGTCGGCGGCGCGCAGGAGAATACGCTCCTATCTGTCGAGGGTCTCGACGCAATGCCGGAATACGACGTCACACTCGTCAGCGGCGTCGACAAAGGCAAAGAGGGCGAGCTGCTCTCGCGGGCTCGCGAGACGACAAACCTGATCGTGCTGCCCGAGATGGGCCGGTCGATCAACCCTTTCGCTGACCTTGTTGCCTTCTGGAAGCTCTACCGGCTGATCAAAAGGGGACGCTACACGATCGTCCACACGCACTCGTCGAAAGCGGGCGTCCTCGGTCGCCTCGCTGCGTGGCTCGCCGGAACGCCGATAATCGTCCACACGCTGCACAGCCTCGTTTTTCACGACTACCAACCGTGGCTCGTAAACCGCGCGTGGTGGCTGGCAAAGAAGATATGTGCGCCGATGACGGATTTCTATATCTCGGTTTCGGAGATCATCGTCAAAAAAGCCGTTGCGGCCGGGATTGCCGAACCGGAACGATTTCGCACGATCTACAGCGGGATGGAGTTGGATTGGTTCCTGAATGCAAAGTTCGACGTCGATGCGGTCAAGCGCGAATTCGGCATTCCGCTCGACGCTCCGGTCGTCGGCAAGATCGCACGATTATTTGAGTTGAAAGGCCATGACCAATTGATGGATGCCGCTCCCGAGATCGTCCGACGCGTGCCGAACGTGAGATTCTTCTTGATAGGCGACGGCGTGTTGCTCGAACACTTACAGGAACGTGCCCGCGGCTATGGCATTCTCGACAATTTCGTTTTCGCCGGCCTGATCGACCGCGAGCGAATTCCCGAGATGATCTCGGCGATGGATGTTGTCGTGCACACTAGCCTTCGTGAGGGTCTCGCCCGCGTGCTGCCGCAATCGCTCGCAATGGGCAAACCATGCGTGTCGTTTGACATTGACGGTGCACCCGAAGTTGTTATTACTGACCACACCGGATACCTCGTTGAGCCGTTTGATTCCGCCGGTTTGTCGGACGGCATTGCGCGTCTGCTTGAGGATGAGACGCTTAGGCAAAAGCTTGGCCAGAACGGCAGAAGGCACGTCGATCCAAACTTTCGGGCTGAGAAGATGGTCGCGGATATATCGGACGTATATCAGATGCTGCTTTCGAAAAAGGCAGATCGTGTCGCGGTATTCAATAGGCGCTGACGCTAGCGGTTTCTTCGCTTTTGCAGGATAATGAATAGCGCACCATGAAGTTTTTTTCGGACATTCGGCTGTTACTGCTGGCTATCTGGCTCGGAGCGGCGGTTTTCTTCATTGCGGTTGCCCAAGCGGCTTTCGGTGTCCTAGAACAGCGTGAACTGGCCGGTGCCGTCGTCAATCGGACGCTTGCGGTGCTGCAGTACGGCGGAATGGGAATCGCGGCCGTGCTAGTACTGACCTCACTGGTCGGGACGGCCCGCATCAGCGCATTCTGGCTCTGGGTCGAACGGTTTTTGTTGCTCATTCTTGCCGCCGCGTGCGCCGTTGGGCAGTTCGTGATTGGATTCTGGCTTTCGTCGCTGCGGTCGCAGATTGGCAGGCCGATAGACGAGGTCGCTGTGGACGATCCGCTGCGGCAACAGTTCAATACTATCCACGAGTATTCTACTTGGGTGTTGTTCGCCGGAATGGCTGCGGCGCTGATCGCGTTCTTTATTATCGCGAACCGGAAGTTCAACAAGCCGGCGGTGGATGCAAAGGACGATATTTACGATTTTTCAAAGGAATTCAAGACTTAGCTTATGCAGGTGATCGAAAACGTGGCGGACTTCAGTTCGCAGTTCGGCCGTTGGCGTGAAAATGACTCACTCGCCGGGTACCCATTCGTTCGGAACATACAAGCGCCGTTTACACCAGTTCGGCGGGCGTTGCCGATGCTGAACCTTGCCCTAATCTCGTCTGCCGGAGGCTATATCGACGGGACTGAGGCGTTCGATACCGACTCAAAGGACGGCGATCTTAGCTATCGCGAGATACCGATTGAGGTCGGGGCCGAGGACATCCGTTACGCCGCAAAAGGTTACGACACCACAGCAGTGACCGAGGACCGGAACGTCCAGGTTCCGATCGACCGCTTGCTTGAGTATGAGGCCAACGCCGTGATCGGCAGTCTGAACGCCGTTTGGTGGTCGATCAGCAGTTGGGTCCCGAACGCGGAGCGCGTTGCCGAGGAGTTCGGCCCGCGGATTGCCGAGCGGCTGCACCGATACGACGTGCAGGCCGCGCTTTTAGTTCCGGCCTCGAAGCTCTGCCATCAGACGCTCGGCATCGTCGCCCGCGTCATCGAATTGTCGGGAATTTCGACGATGACGCTGTCGGTAGATCCGGCAACGACTGACATGGTCCGGCCGCCGCGAACGGCATATTACACGGGTGAATTTGGTTCGGTCGCTGGCGAGCCCAATTGGCGGGAGCATCAGCTTCGTATCCTTGACGAAGCCCTTAGATGGACCGAGACGTTCGATCAACCGGGCTCACGAAAATTGGCGGTCGCCCTTGAGAGTCAGGTCGAAGCGGCTCGGGGCGAACGATAGTTCATCTGCCACCCATTTGCCAAGTCTTCAATTCGTCGATCGGATAGATCAGCATGATGATATTGATTACCAGACTGTCACGTATCCAGAAGATCAGTACGATCTCCGTTACGGCGAACAGGATCACCGAACGCAGCAAGCCTACCTTCTTCGCCAGGCCGAAACCCGCCGCACAGCACACGATATCGGCGAGCGAGTTGATTATCGAGTCGCCAAAGTAGTCAAGCGAGAGTGTTACCGTGCGATACCGCTCGATGATATAGGAAGAGTTTTCGGCGATCTCCCAGATCGCCTCGATCATGACGGCCATTACGAACCGCCACGCGACCGGTATTCGCCCAAAGATAAGACCAAGAAGCCAGAATTCCAATACGCCGTGCAGCACGTGTGTGAACGCATACGGATCGACCAGATGCTGGGAATTATGTGTCGTCCAGATATCCCATGACCAAGGCAACAGGTCGCCTGCCTGACACCACCAGACGCGCCCCTGCAGCCAAAGGACAATGGCAGATGTTGCCATTATCGCAATGAACGCGATGGTGGTCTTTCGCTGGAACAGGCTATTTTCGGTCAAATCCTATTCAGTCGAGATACTCTCGTTGCCTTGGAGCGCCGCATGCAATGTATGCCAGCTAAGCGAGGCGCACTTAACGCGTGCCGGAAATTCAAGCACGCCGGCGAATACTCGGAGCTTGCCTAGGTGCGTCGCTTCGACCTCGGGATCGAGGCCTCCGGTTACCATCCTATGAAACTCATCAAAGAGTTCTTCGGCTTCGTCTCTGGTTCGGCCTTTAACGGCCTGGGTCATCATGGATGCGGAGGCCTTTGAGATCGCGCAGCCTGAACCCTTGAAAGAAACATCCTCGACAACATCATCCTTCATCATCAGATATACGCGCAAGGCATCGCCACAAAGCGGATTGTTCCCATCCGCCGACCGGTCGGCGTTCTCGATCTCACGAAAGTTACGAGGATTCTTATTGTGTTCCAGGATCGTTTCCTGATACAGGTCGCTGAGTTCTGACATCTATGACAATCCTACGATATTGCCGTCCTTATCGATATCGACTTGTTCGGCGGCCGGGTGTTCAGGCAGAGCCGGCATTGTTCGCATGTCTCCGCAGATCGGATAAATGAAGCCTGCACCAACGCTCGCCCTGACCTCGCGGATCGGGAGCGTGAAGCCGGTCGGAGCACCTTTGAGCTTAGGGTCGTGGCTTAGGCTCAGATGCGTCTTGGCCATGCAGATCGGCAGGCCGCCAAAGCCGTTCTCTTCATACGCCTTGATCTGTTGGTCGGCAAATGGCTCATACCAGACGTCCTCCGCTCCGTAGATCTGTTTGGCGATCGTCTCGATCTTAGCCTTGATCGGTTGATCAAGCTCGTAAAGAAACTTGAACTCGCTTGACTGGTCGGCAGCGGCGATCACCATTTCAGCAAGCTCGACAGCACCCTTGCCTCCATTCGCCCAATGTGTTGAAACGGCGGCTCCCAAGGCCCCAGATTCGATGGCGACCCTCTTGACAGCCTCGATCTCATCCGCGTGGTCTGAATCAAAGGCGTTTATCGCCACGACCGGTGTAACGCCGTGCAGTCTGACATTCTCGATCTGTTTTCTCAGATTCGACGCACCCGCCTCCACGTCGGCTACGTTGTTCTCCAGCATCTCAGGCGGCAGCGGTTTGCCGGCGACGACCTTGTATTTGCCGCTGTGCGATTTTAGCGCCCGGATCGTGGTCACAATGACACAAGCGTCAGGCGTCAGGCCACTGTAGCGGCACTTGATATTAAAGAACTTCTCAGCACCGATATCTGCTCCAAAACCGGATTCCGTCATCACATAGTCTGCGGTCCTGACACCTATCAAATCTGCCAGGATACTGCTGTTTCCATGGGCAACATTAGCAAATGGCCCCGCATGGACGAGTGCGGGTGTATTCTCAAGCGTCTGCATGATCGTCGGCCTTATCGCATCGCGCATAAGCACGGTCATAGCTCCGGCTGCTCCAACCTCCTCGGCAGTAACGGGTGTCTTGTCGTGTGTAAGCCCGACTACAATGCGCCCGAATCGTTCCCGCATGTCGCGAAGCGAAGTTGTCAATGCGAGCACCGCCATGACCTCAGAGGCTACCGTGATGTCGAAGCCGGTCTCACGCGGTATTCCGCCCTCCATGCGGCCGCCGAGGCCAACGATTATCTTCCTGAGAGCTCGGTCGTTCGTATCGACCACGCGTTTCCACGTTATGCTGTGTGGGTTAATGTTTAGCGGATTGCCGCGAAGCAGGCGATTGTCGATCATCGCGGCGAGTAAATTGTTGGCCGCCGTGACGGCGTGGATATCACCCGTGAGGTTCAGATTGAACGTCTCCATTGGCACGACCTGCGCGTACCCACCGCCTGCGGCGCCGCCTTTGATACCGAATGTTGGACCCTGTGAGGGTTGTCGGAGCGTAACGACGGCACGCTTCCCGAGGCATTTCATCGCCTGGCCTAGACCGATCAGCGTTGTCGACTTACCTTCACCGAGCGGTGTCGGCGTGATCGCGGAGATATCAATGTACTTTGCCTTCGGCCGGTTCTTGAACTTCTCGAGTACGTCTAGGCGAACCTTAGCGATGTAGGGGCTGCCATAGATATCGATATCATCCGGGCCAAGCCCCAGTTGTTCGGCGATTTCTACGACCGGGCGAAGTTTGGCGTGCTGGGCGATGTAGAGGTCTGATTGCATCCGGTAATTATCGCCTGATTCCTGCTCTGAGTGAAGTGACGATACTCACAAGCATCAAGCAAAAACTTCGATCACTTTCTGGATAGAATCTGCGAGCTTATCAACCTCGTCGCGGGTATTGTAAAGGGCAAAGCTCGCCCTCGCCGTGGCCGGAACGTCAAAAAACTGCATTACCGGTTGGGCACAGTGATGGCCGGCTCGGATCGCAATACCCTGCTGATCGAGGATCGTGCCGATGTCGTGCGGGTGGACACCTTCAATAGTGAACGAAAGAACACTCGCCTTGTTGGCTGCTGTCCCGACGATCGTCACACCGGGAATGTCGGCAAGGCGGCTCGTGGCGTATTCGAGCAGTTCGTGCTCGTATGCGGCGGCGGCCTCGAAATCCAACGCGTTTATGTAATCGATCGCAGCACCGAGCCCGATGCCTGCCGCAATAGCAGGTGTTCCTGCCTCAAACTTTTCGGGGATCGGAGCAAATGTCGTTTTCTCAAAACTGACAGTGCGGATCATACCACCGCCTGTCTGGTAGGGCGGCATCTCATCGAGCCATTTCCGCTTGCCGTAAACGACGCCGCTGCCGGTCGGAGCGAACATCTTGTGACCCGAAAAGACAAAGAAATCTGCGTCGAGATCTTGCACGTCCACCGGAAAATGCGGCACGCTCTGGGCAGCATCGACGCAGACTGGTACACCGAATTTGTGAGCGGTCGTAATCATTTCCTTGATTGGATTTACCGTGCCCAATGAGTTTGAGACGTGTGCGACGGCGACGATCCGCGTGCGCTCATTGAGCATATTCTCGTACTCGTCGATTATCAGTTCGCCTGATGCGTTCATTGGGATGACCTTGATCACCGCACCACGTTCCTCGGCGATCATCTGCCACGGGATGATGTTCGAGTGGTGTTCCATCCGCGATATCAGGACCTCGTCGCCCTCTTGCACGAATTTTTTTCCGTACGACTGCGCGACGAGATTAATGCCCTCGGTCGTGCCTCGGACAAAGATGCACTCCTTGACGTCAGGCGCGTTGATAAAACGCTTTACTTTTTCTCTCGCCGCCTCATACGCTGTCGTTGCATGTTGCGACAAGTAATGCACACCGCGATGTATATTTGAATGCTCCTCGGCAAGATACTTCGACGTCCGGTCTATGACCGACTGCGGCACCTGCGCCGACGCAGCGCTATCGAGATACACGAGCGGCTTGCCGTTCACTGTCTGCGACAGCACGGGAAAATCGCGTCTAATCTTTTCCACATCGAAAGCCATTTCTTTTGCCGCAGAGGTCACAAAATTCACCGAAAACTAAATGCTCGTGCCTAGCCGATTCAAAACCGTTGCATCGAGTTCGGCCTTGATGGCGGTTATACCGATCTTATTTATGATCTCCTCGGCGAAGCCATAGGTCAGCAGATTGCGCGCGAGCGATTCGGGCAGACCGCGTGTTAGCAGATAGAAAAGTTCCTCTTCCTCAAGCTGTCCGACGGTCGCTCCGTGGGCGCATTTGACGTCGTCGTTGAATATCTCAAGCTGCGGTTTTGTATCAACGCGGGCGTCATTCGAGAGCAAGAGGTTCTTGTTCTGCTGCTGGGCATCGGTGCCGTGGGCATTCTCGCGTACGAAAACCTTGCCGTTAAAGACGCCCCGCGACTTGCCGTCAAGCACGCCCTTGTAGTTCTGGTGCGAAGTGCAGTTCGGCACCGTGTGATCGATCACCGA of Chloracidobacterium sp. contains these proteins:
- the recR gene encoding recombination protein RecR, which encodes MLDYSEPVAKLIDEFKRLPGIGGKSAQRLAFYVLRRPLAEVEEFADALREVKQKIVFCSTCNNLTDVDPCHYCSNPKRDRSIICIVEEPYNLVAVEKTRSYKGLYHVLHGSLSPMRGIGPDELMLQNLIQRLSSENNAGVDVREIIVATNPTTEGEATANYIARLLKPLGPLVTRIAMGMPVGADLEYVDEVTMDRALANRHAI
- a CDS encoding YbaB/EbfC family nucleoid-associated protein, encoding MKLPGGLDLEAMMRQAQEMQEHLGREMKQMTVEAAAGGGAVKVVMRGDFEVVSLEISPDLMKDGDVEMLRDLIVAALNEARRKVEESLKGKLGGMLPPGMM
- a CDS encoding DUF3473 domain-containing protein, whose protein sequence is MPVTNALTIDFEDWYQGIEIPYERWGEFEDRIEMVGDKLLRILDEAGVKATFFMLGYVAEKHPEIVKRIEAEGHEIGTHGFSHTLIYKQAPELFQQELTRAIGFLEDLTGRKVLGHRAPFFSITKESLWALDILGELGIKYDSSIFPVLNYRYGIPDAPRFPYTIKREKHEFVEFPISTLKLPGFTIPISGGAYFRIYPYQVTKQAIKAVNRQGQPVTFYLHPWELDPDHPRIDVPRRIALTHYFNLGATERRLKKLLRDFNLAPMKDVLAIESVLPTVAGG
- a CDS encoding methyltransferase domain-containing protein; protein product: MTQTVEEKVRDHFHDDAGRFDAIYETDKSPLGRLVDNWWRGVVQKRLELNVEKLRPLAGKKILDVGCGSGRFCIAFAKEGANVVGIDFARGMIEIADKLADEAGVGDKCEFLVGAFPDDIDRSDAPFDACTGNGFFDYIEHPVPIIAAMREMTKGKLIMSFPKAVEWRVPVRRFRFWLKGTPLFLYREQQVCEILAKAQVTDYEMIHLDRDYLVVADV
- a CDS encoding glycosyltransferase family 4 protein, which translates into the protein MSDPVRVLHIITRMIVGGAQENTLLSVEGLDAMPEYDVTLVSGVDKGKEGELLSRARETTNLIVLPEMGRSINPFADLVAFWKLYRLIKRGRYTIVHTHSSKAGVLGRLAAWLAGTPIIVHTLHSLVFHDYQPWLVNRAWWLAKKICAPMTDFYISVSEIIVKKAVAAGIAEPERFRTIYSGMELDWFLNAKFDVDAVKREFGIPLDAPVVGKIARLFELKGHDQLMDAAPEIVRRVPNVRFFLIGDGVLLEHLQERARGYGILDNFVFAGLIDRERIPEMISAMDVVVHTSLREGLARVLPQSLAMGKPCVSFDIDGAPEVVITDHTGYLVEPFDSAGLSDGIARLLEDETLRQKLGQNGRRHVDPNFRAEKMVADISDVYQMLLSKKADRVAVFNRR
- a CDS encoding DUF4149 domain-containing protein; this encodes MKFFSDIRLLLLAIWLGAAVFFIAVAQAAFGVLEQRELAGAVVNRTLAVLQYGGMGIAAVLVLTSLVGTARISAFWLWVERFLLLILAAACAVGQFVIGFWLSSLRSQIGRPIDEVAVDDPLRQQFNTIHEYSTWVLFAGMAAALIAFFIIANRKFNKPAVDAKDDIYDFSKEFKT
- a CDS encoding DUF2585 family protein, which produces MATSAIVLWLQGRVWWCQAGDLLPWSWDIWTTHNSQHLVDPYAFTHVLHGVLEFWLLGLIFGRIPVAWRFVMAVMIEAIWEIAENSSYIIERYRTVTLSLDYFGDSIINSLADIVCCAAGFGLAKKVGLLRSVILFAVTEIVLIFWIRDSLVINIIMLIYPIDELKTWQMGGR
- a CDS encoding SUF system NifU family Fe-S cluster assembly protein; this translates as MSELSDLYQETILEHNKNPRNFREIENADRSADGNNPLCGDALRVYLMMKDDVVEDVSFKGSGCAISKASASMMTQAVKGRTRDEAEELFDEFHRMVTGGLDPEVEATHLGKLRVFAGVLEFPARVKCASLSWHTLHAALQGNESISTE
- a CDS encoding formate--tetrahydrofolate ligase, whose product is MQSDLYIAQHAKLRPVVEIAEQLGLGPDDIDIYGSPYIAKVRLDVLEKFKNRPKAKYIDISAITPTPLGEGKSTTLIGLGQAMKCLGKRAVVTLRQPSQGPTFGIKGGAAGGGYAQVVPMETFNLNLTGDIHAVTAANNLLAAMIDNRLLRGNPLNINPHSITWKRVVDTNDRALRKIIVGLGGRMEGGIPRETGFDITVASEVMAVLALTTSLRDMRERFGRIVVGLTHDKTPVTAEEVGAAGAMTVLMRDAIRPTIMQTLENTPALVHAGPFANVAHGNSSILADLIGVRTADYVMTESGFGADIGAEKFFNIKCRYSGLTPDACVIVTTIRALKSHSGKYKVVAGKPLPPEMLENNVADVEAGASNLRKQIENVRLHGVTPVVAINAFDSDHADEIEAVKRVAIESGALGAAVSTHWANGGKGAVELAEMVIAAADQSSEFKFLYELDQPIKAKIETIAKQIYGAEDVWYEPFADQQIKAYEENGFGGLPICMAKTHLSLSHDPKLKGAPTGFTLPIREVRASVGAGFIYPICGDMRTMPALPEHPAAEQVDIDKDGNIVGLS
- a CDS encoding cysteine desulfurase produces the protein MAFDVEKIRRDFPVLSQTVNGKPLVYLDSAASAQVPQSVIDRTSKYLAEEHSNIHRGVHYLSQHATTAYEAAREKVKRFINAPDVKECIFVRGTTEGINLVAQSYGKKFVQEGDEVLISRMEHHSNIIPWQMIAEERGAVIKVIPMNASGELIIDEYENMLNERTRIVAVAHVSNSLGTVNPIKEMITTAHKFGVPVCVDAAQSVPHFPVDVQDLDADFFVFSGHKMFAPTGSGVVYGKRKWLDEMPPYQTGGGMIRTVSFEKTTFAPIPEKFEAGTPAIAAGIGLGAAIDYINALDFEAAAAYEHELLEYATSRLADIPGVTIVGTAANKASVLSFTIEGVHPHDIGTILDQQGIAIRAGHHCAQPVMQFFDVPATARASFALYNTRDEVDKLADSIQKVIEVFA